A single window of Rhizobium sp. SL42 DNA harbors:
- a CDS encoding glycosyltransferase family protein: protein MTRSFEQGRILMYSHDTFGLGHLRRCRTIAHALVEEYRGLNVLIISGATIAGAFDYRARVDFVKIPSVIKLRNGEYTSLERHIDLEDTLNMRRSIIRHTAETFKPDIFIIDKEPMGLGGEVEETLAYLKGRGTKLILGLREVMDAPHLLEAEWKRKDVMQKIERFYDDIWVYGPPDFYDPLIGLDVPAPVRAKMNFVGFLQRSAPHQDRSLHQPDGDYILVTTGGGGDGADLVEDVIQAYQQDPTLTHKALIVLGPYMPAEQRTMFAKKGAAIPYIEVIEFDTRMEELIASSKAVVAMGGYNTYCEILSFDKPALIIPRVMPREEQLIRATRAAELGLIDMLRPEESRDPKRLAAALKALPNRLPPSSNSAGLRLEGLSNIARMVGSELAQRELIPAIAEEAH, encoded by the coding sequence ATGACGCGCAGTTTTGAGCAAGGCCGCATCCTCATGTACAGCCACGACACCTTTGGTCTCGGGCACCTTCGCAGGTGCCGGACCATTGCCCATGCGCTGGTGGAGGAATACCGCGGCCTCAACGTGCTGATCATATCGGGTGCAACGATTGCCGGTGCGTTCGACTACCGGGCACGTGTCGATTTCGTCAAGATTCCAAGCGTCATCAAGCTGCGCAATGGCGAATACACATCGCTTGAGCGCCATATCGATCTGGAAGACACGCTCAACATGCGGCGGTCGATCATTCGCCATACCGCGGAAACATTCAAACCCGACATCTTCATCATCGACAAGGAGCCCATGGGCCTCGGCGGTGAGGTCGAGGAAACCCTGGCCTATCTCAAGGGACGTGGAACCAAGCTGATCCTGGGCCTGCGCGAAGTGATGGATGCGCCGCATCTGCTGGAGGCGGAGTGGAAGCGCAAGGATGTCATGCAGAAGATCGAACGCTTCTATGACGACATCTGGGTCTATGGCCCGCCGGACTTTTACGATCCCCTGATTGGCCTCGATGTCCCGGCACCCGTCCGTGCCAAGATGAATTTCGTCGGCTTCCTGCAGAGGAGCGCGCCCCATCAGGATCGCTCGCTGCATCAGCCGGACGGCGACTATATCCTTGTCACCACCGGTGGCGGTGGCGATGGCGCCGATCTGGTCGAAGACGTGATCCAGGCCTATCAGCAGGACCCGACGCTGACCCACAAGGCCTTGATCGTGCTGGGTCCCTATATGCCGGCCGAACAACGCACCATGTTTGCGAAGAAAGGGGCAGCCATTCCGTATATCGAGGTGATCGAATTCGACACCAGGATGGAAGAGCTGATCGCCAGTTCCAAGGCAGTCGTGGCGATGGGCGGCTACAACACCTATTGCGAAATTCTCTCCTTCGACAAGCCGGCGTTGATCATCCCGCGCGTGATGCCGCGCGAGGAGCAGTTGATCCGCGCCACACGCGCCGCCGAACTCGGCCTGATCGACATGCTCAGGCCGGAGGAATCCCGCGATCCGAAGCGCTTGGCGGCCGCGTTGAAGGCACTTCCAAATCGCTTGCCACCGTCAAGCAACAGCGCAGGCCTGCGTCTTGAAGGCCTGAGCAATATCGCCCGCATGGTCGGCAGTGAACTGGCCCAGCGCGAACTGATTCCAGCCATCGCAGAAGAGGCCCACTAG
- a CDS encoding glycosyltransferase family 4 protein, with protein MPHSRKIVVLLKGYPRLSETFIAQELLGLEKAGLELVLVALRHPTDKKRHAVHDEIRAPVHYLPEYLHQEPIRVLRALFAIRKLPGFRKAFAQFRSDLARDYTRNRFRRFGQAAVLVNEWPKDAGWLHAHFIHTPASVAAYASQITGIPWTVSAHAKDIWTSKDWELSDKLASARWAVTCTRTGYEHLQQLGPEDVSHIHLSYHGLDLNRFPHFDGLRPPRDGTSSEDPVTIISVGRAVEKKGYDVLLKAFALLPPDLHWRFVHAGDGGERPKLKKLAHELGIEDKITWLGAVDQKDVLQAYRTADIFALACRITSDGDRDGLPNVLVEAASQRLTCIATDISGIPELFKDDENGLLVRSEDPQALAAALERAIRDPELRNRLGKAAETKVRGSFDYHSSVGQLKALFESEWQTSK; from the coding sequence TTGCCGCATTCCCGTAAAATCGTCGTGCTGCTGAAGGGATATCCGCGGCTGTCGGAAACCTTCATCGCCCAGGAATTGCTGGGTCTTGAAAAGGCCGGTCTTGAACTGGTCCTCGTCGCGTTGCGCCACCCCACCGACAAGAAGCGACACGCCGTTCACGATGAAATCCGGGCACCGGTCCACTACCTACCGGAATATTTGCATCAGGAGCCGATCCGGGTGCTGCGTGCCTTGTTTGCAATCCGCAAGCTGCCGGGTTTCCGCAAGGCATTTGCGCAGTTCCGTTCGGATCTGGCTCGTGACTACACCCGCAATCGCTTCCGCCGCTTCGGACAGGCGGCAGTGCTGGTGAACGAATGGCCGAAGGACGCCGGCTGGCTGCACGCCCACTTCATCCACACGCCGGCATCGGTCGCCGCGTATGCCAGCCAGATCACCGGCATTCCCTGGACCGTGTCCGCCCATGCCAAGGATATCTGGACTTCGAAGGACTGGGAACTCTCCGATAAGCTCGCAAGTGCGCGATGGGCCGTGACCTGCACAAGAACCGGCTACGAGCATCTGCAGCAGCTCGGCCCCGAAGACGTCAGCCACATCCATCTGAGTTATCACGGGCTTGACCTGAACCGTTTTCCGCATTTCGACGGGCTTCGCCCGCCACGCGATGGCACAAGCAGCGAAGATCCCGTTACGATCATCAGTGTCGGCCGCGCGGTCGAGAAAAAGGGCTATGATGTCCTGCTGAAGGCATTTGCCCTCCTGCCACCGGACCTGCACTGGCGTTTCGTTCATGCCGGCGACGGTGGCGAGCGTCCCAAGTTGAAGAAGCTGGCCCATGAACTGGGCATCGAGGACAAGATCACTTGGCTGGGCGCCGTCGATCAGAAGGATGTCCTACAGGCCTACCGCACAGCCGATATCTTCGCGCTGGCCTGCAGGATCACCAGCGATGGCGACCGTGACGGTCTTCCCAATGTTCTGGTCGAGGCGGCGAGCCAGCGGCTGACCTGCATCGCCACTGACATTTCCGGCATTCCCGAATTGTTCAAGGACGATGAAAACGGCCTGCTGGTTCGATCGGAAGATCCGCAGGCTCTCGCCGCAGCACTGGAACGGGCGATCCGCGATCCCGAGCTTCGCAACCGCCTTGGCAAGGCCGCCGAAACAAAGGTACGCGGCAGTTTCGACTATCATTCCAGCGTCGGACAGTTGAAGGCGCTGTTCGAAAGCGAATGGCAGACGTCGAAATGA